A single window of Deltaproteobacteria bacterium DNA harbors:
- the hpt gene encoding hypoxanthine phosphoribosyltransferase yields the protein MGDISQIDKRLLFSPEQIDRQVERLAGEISRDYQGKDPVLVGVLKGVFIFLADLVRLLTIPVQVDFVRLSSYGENTTSSGTVRISHDVEMSLRNRHVLIVEDIVDSGLSMHFLRDHLASHEPCSLKICALLDKRERRSTEVALDYVGLRVEKGFVVGYGLDCNEAYRQLPGIYELIF from the coding sequence ATGGGAGATATCAGCCAAATTGACAAGCGTCTTCTCTTTTCTCCAGAGCAAATAGATCGTCAGGTTGAACGGTTGGCCGGGGAGATCAGTAGAGACTATCAGGGCAAGGACCCTGTGTTGGTCGGAGTCCTCAAAGGTGTATTCATCTTTCTAGCAGACCTTGTGCGGCTTCTGACCATACCAGTACAGGTCGACTTTGTGCGGCTTTCCAGCTACGGAGAAAATACCACTTCGAGTGGCACGGTGCGCATCAGCCACGATGTGGAGATGAGTCTGCGAAATAGGCACGTGCTCATAGTCGAGGACATAGTGGACTCCGGACTCAGCATGCACTTTCTTCGTGATCATCTTGCTTCACATGAACCGTGCTCTTTGAAAATATGTGCGCTTCTAGATAAGCGTGAACGCAGAAGCACGGAGGTTGCCTTAGATTATGTCGGCCTCAGGGTAGAGAAGGGTTTCGTTGTGGGCTACGGGCTCGACTGCAATGAAGCATATCGTCAACTGCCTGGAATTTACGAGTTAATTTTCTAA
- a CDS encoding zinc-ribbon domain-containing protein, with product MIIQCDNCHTRFRLDPDRLKGESTRVRCSKCRHVFTVSRPATPEDQETAHPPLESTPRIPPRRASASRYLLLLLPLLLVVAGVALWLYFPRSTQQPTTSTTKGIEFLHLVEARGYFIDNLQAGQLFVIEGRVRNDFPEPRRRIRMRAKLYTSDGQQAQQVDFYAGNSLTAAQLRNLPLEDQRRLIQQPPAGNSQDEVVAPGSEIIFTVSFGNLPELSKLSDYSVEIVASQPA from the coding sequence ATGATTATACAGTGTGATAATTGCCATACCAGGTTTCGTTTGGATCCCGACCGCCTCAAAGGCGAAAGCACCAGAGTGCGGTGTTCAAAATGCCGGCATGTGTTCACCGTCAGCCGGCCTGCCACTCCTGAAGACCAGGAAACTGCACACCCCCCCCTGGAAAGCACTCCCAGAATTCCTCCCCGCCGGGCAAGCGCCAGCCGCTACCTGTTGCTGCTCCTGCCTCTGCTGTTGGTGGTAGCTGGAGTTGCCCTATGGCTTTATTTCCCCAGATCAACACAGCAGCCAACCACATCGACAACCAAGGGCATTGAATTTCTCCATCTGGTCGAAGCTCGTGGCTATTTTATCGACAACCTGCAGGCTGGACAACTATTTGTGATAGAGGGACGTGTTCGCAATGACTTTCCAGAACCTCGCCGCCGGATTCGCATGCGAGCAAAATTGTATACGAGTGACGGACAGCAGGCACAACAAGTAGATTTTTACGCTGGCAATTCTCTTACTGCTGCCCAGCTGCGCAATCTTCCCCTCGAGGATCAACGCCGGCTGATACAACAGCCTCCAGCTGGAAACTCGCAGGACGAAGTGGTTGCCCCTGGCAGCGAAATCATTTTCACGGTTTCCTTTGGAAATCTGCCTGAACTGAGCAAGCTGAGCGATTACAGCGTGGAAATAGTGGCATCCCAGCCAGCCTGA
- a CDS encoding NAD-binding protein, translated as MQRKWNLLIAGLMLFMVLAMGTAGYMFLDGWSFLDSFYMTIITLTTVGFAEVHPLTPAARILTIAVIVLGIGVGAYLLGTVSQMIIEGRLLYVLGRKKLERKILSLKNHYIICGYGRVGRIVCEEIKKSRPVPLVVIEKDNTMTPKIQEDGHLYILGDATDEESLVRAGIMQAKALVTALDSEADNVYITLTAKGLKPDLFVLARAGRIGSEKKLLRAGANKVVSPHHIGGSRMAQALLRPAVTDFIELAIHDPEIELQMEEILVKPTSSLADVPLVDSGIRQQLDLIIVAIKKASGEMLFNPASHTRIQIGDTLIALGKKKSLLKLGELLGNSSS; from the coding sequence ATGCAAAGAAAATGGAATCTCCTGATCGCCGGCCTGATGCTGTTCATGGTGCTGGCCATGGGTACAGCGGGGTATATGTTTTTGGACGGCTGGAGTTTCCTCGATAGTTTCTACATGACCATAATCACTCTTACTACTGTAGGCTTTGCAGAGGTACATCCGCTAACGCCTGCGGCACGGATCCTCACCATTGCCGTCATTGTTCTTGGCATCGGTGTGGGGGCTTATCTCCTCGGAACTGTCAGTCAGATGATTATCGAGGGGAGGTTGCTTTATGTGCTGGGGAGGAAGAAATTGGAACGAAAGATCCTTTCTCTGAAGAATCACTACATCATTTGCGGCTATGGGCGCGTAGGCAGAATCGTCTGCGAGGAGATCAAAAAAAGCAGGCCTGTACCACTGGTGGTCATTGAAAAAGACAATACCATGACTCCCAAGATCCAGGAAGACGGCCACCTCTACATCCTTGGAGATGCCACAGACGAGGAATCGCTCGTCCGAGCAGGAATCATGCAGGCAAAGGCCCTGGTTACCGCCCTGGACTCGGAAGCTGACAATGTCTATATCACCCTGACTGCCAAAGGATTGAAGCCAGATCTATTTGTGCTTGCTCGGGCAGGCAGAATCGGCTCAGAGAAGAAGCTTCTTCGTGCCGGCGCCAACAAGGTAGTTTCACCTCATCATATCGGCGGCTCGCGCATGGCGCAAGCCCTGCTCCGCCCAGCAGTCACTGACTTCATTGAACTGGCAATTCACGACCCAGAAATAGAGCTGCAGATGGAGGAGATTCTGGTAAAGCCCACGAGCAGTCTGGCTGACGTGCCCCTGGTCGACTCGGGCATTCGCCAGCAGCTCGACCTGATCATTGTGGCTATAAAAAAGGCGAGTGGAGAAATGCTTTTTAATCCAGCTTCCCACACTCGCATCCAGATCGGCGACACTCTTATTGCCCTGGGCAAGAAAAAAAGTCTCCTCAAGCTGGGAGAATTGTTAGGAAATTCCTCTTCCTAG
- the serS gene encoding serine--tRNA ligase — MLDIRFVRENQKRIQQMLKQRGSDLQLEPVLALDVQRRRILQEVETLKHERKVASDEIAQMKRRGESGSAAIERMRQVAKRIKELDSQLADVQAELNQALLHIPNIPHESVPVGKDEKDNPVVKRWGEIPEFSFTPRPHWEVGELLGILDFERAARMTGARFALYWDEGAKLERALINFMLDLHTSKHGYREVLPPFIVNSAAMTGTGQLPKFEEDLFKLQGWDYYLVPTAEVPLTNIHQNETLDEEELPVYYTAYTPCFRSEAGSYGKDTRGLIRQHQFNKVELVKFTTPETSYHELETLLLDAEEILQQLQLPYRVVTLCTGDMGFASAKTYDIEVWLPGQSTFREISSCSNFETFQARRANIRYRPKNQRKSTFVHTLNGSGLAVGRTLVAILENYQQEDGTVAVPEALRPYMGGAQRITGKN, encoded by the coding sequence ATGCTTGACATCAGATTTGTCAGGGAAAACCAGAAGCGAATTCAACAGATGCTGAAACAGCGCGGTTCAGACTTGCAACTCGAGCCTGTGCTGGCCCTTGATGTGCAGCGCCGCAGGATTCTCCAAGAGGTGGAAACGCTTAAACATGAGCGCAAGGTTGCCTCTGACGAGATAGCCCAGATGAAGAGACGCGGAGAAAGCGGCTCTGCGGCCATTGAGCGTATGCGCCAGGTTGCCAAGCGGATCAAGGAATTGGACAGCCAGCTTGCTGATGTCCAGGCAGAACTCAACCAGGCTCTGCTGCATATTCCAAACATACCCCATGAGTCCGTACCAGTAGGAAAGGACGAAAAAGACAACCCGGTGGTAAAACGCTGGGGAGAAATACCAGAATTTTCATTCACTCCACGGCCACACTGGGAAGTGGGTGAACTTCTTGGCATCCTCGATTTCGAACGCGCCGCCAGGATGACTGGGGCTCGTTTCGCCCTTTATTGGGATGAAGGAGCCAAACTGGAACGCGCCCTGATCAACTTTATGCTTGATCTGCATACCAGTAAGCATGGCTACAGGGAAGTGCTGCCTCCCTTTATCGTTAACAGCGCTGCCATGACCGGAACTGGTCAACTGCCTAAATTTGAAGAGGACCTGTTCAAACTCCAGGGCTGGGACTATTACCTGGTGCCCACAGCAGAGGTGCCGCTGACTAACATTCACCAGAACGAAACTCTTGACGAGGAAGAGTTGCCCGTATACTACACTGCTTATACCCCATGCTTCCGTTCTGAAGCCGGCTCATATGGTAAAGATACCCGCGGGCTGATCCGCCAGCATCAGTTCAACAAGGTGGAACTGGTCAAGTTCACCACGCCAGAAACTTCCTACCATGAGCTCGAGACTCTTTTGCTCGATGCAGAAGAAATATTGCAGCAGCTGCAGCTTCCTTACAGGGTGGTAACTCTGTGTACCGGTGACATGGGGTTTGCTTCAGCCAAAACCTATGATATCGAAGTGTGGCTGCCCGGGCAGTCCACCTTCAGAGAAATTTCTTCCTGTAGTAATTTTGAAACCTTTCAGGCTCGACGGGCAAATATTCGCTATCGCCCAAAGAATCAGCGAAAAAGTACTTTTGTCCATACTTTGAACGGCTCTGGGCTGGCCGTGGGCCGGACCTTGGTAGCGATACTCGAGAACTATCAACAGGAAGACGGCACCGTTGCCGTCCCTGAAGCGCTACGACCCTATATGGGAGGCGCGCAACGTATCACCGGCAAGAATTAG
- a CDS encoding GerMN domain-containing protein, whose amino-acid sequence MNGDHSHGNRLLLIAAVSVAVVLGFMAGAILVHISNSEKETPALRSKISSTVTGHNLAELEVQLYFGSTTANYLYAEKRVIQAGGAVSAAAAIIRELLQGPHSAGFVSTIPEQTTLRHLFVTEDEIAYVDLSAEISRGHPGGIIAELLTIYGVVNALALNLKEIQRVQILVDGEVVPTLAGHVDVSHPLPANLALVH is encoded by the coding sequence ATGAATGGAGATCATAGCCACGGGAACCGTCTGTTGCTCATTGCTGCTGTGTCGGTGGCAGTTGTCTTGGGGTTCATGGCCGGAGCGATTCTTGTTCACATTTCCAATTCAGAAAAGGAGACACCTGCGTTACGCTCAAAGATCAGCTCTACTGTCACTGGCCATAATTTGGCCGAGTTGGAGGTGCAGCTCTATTTCGGTTCAACAACGGCCAACTACCTTTACGCCGAAAAACGAGTCATTCAGGCGGGTGGGGCGGTTTCCGCAGCAGCAGCCATCATAAGAGAGCTCTTGCAAGGGCCACATTCTGCAGGTTTTGTCTCAACTATCCCTGAGCAGACCACACTGCGCCATCTATTTGTTACAGAAGACGAGATCGCTTATGTGGATCTTTCAGCAGAAATCTCGAGAGGACATCCTGGAGGTATTATCGCTGAACTGTTAACCATATACGGAGTTGTCAATGCCCTCGCGCTGAATCTCAAAGAGATACAGCGTGTGCAAATACTGGTTGATGGCGAGGTTGTACCGACTCTGGCGGGACATGTGGATGTCAGCCACCCATTGCCTGCCAATCTTGCTCTAGTCCATTAA
- the fusA gene encoding elongation factor G: MSSRLRKTRNIGIIAHIDAGKTTVTERMLYYTGKSHKMGEVHDGEAVMDWMEQEQERGITITSAVTTCFWREHEIHLIDTPGHVDFTIEVERSLRVLDGAIGVFCAVGGVEPQSETVWHQADRYRVPKIAFINKMDRLGADFFGTVQQIREKLGARPLVLHIPFGSEASFAGVIDLVRMQVVSWDEATLGVVYEYHEIPQSHLKEAADKREELLENIAEFDDELMEKYLADQPVEAEDLLPAIRRATLNLDVVPVLCGSALRNKGIQLLLDAVVDFLPSPLDVSAVAGQHPKDGRQLTRGSSEKEPFAALAFKIHMDQGRKLTYVRIYSGSVTTGTDVYNVNKDVKERVARIFQMHANKRERRNRAAAGEIVGMVGLKATTTGDTLCDPQHPILLERIEFYEPVISIAMEPRTHADEDRILQALSKLAEEDPTFRYRQDADTGQTIISGMGELHLDILVTRLLREYSLQVNVGKPQVVYRETICREVEAVGTFDKEIAGVRHFAQVELHLQPRERGRGNLFRDLVRDGSIPVEFIGAVEQGVMESMESGVLAGYPMVDVEAAVIGGTYKEQLASELAFKVAASIAFQEGCRRAQPQLLEPIMAVEILCPEEFTGEVINDLNIRKGKIEGVLSKPSVKIVRATVALSKMFGYSTALRSATQGRASFTMQFSHYDNILEKK, from the coding sequence ATGTCCAGCCGCCTTCGCAAAACGCGAAACATCGGCATCATAGCTCACATCGATGCCGGCAAGACCACAGTTACTGAAAGGATGCTCTATTACACGGGCAAGTCTCACAAGATGGGTGAGGTGCATGACGGTGAAGCAGTCATGGACTGGATGGAACAGGAACAGGAACGCGGCATTACCATTACTTCAGCTGTTACTACCTGCTTCTGGCGCGAACACGAAATTCACCTGATAGACACCCCTGGGCACGTAGACTTTACTATCGAGGTGGAGCGTTCTCTTCGAGTACTCGATGGGGCCATCGGCGTCTTTTGTGCTGTGGGTGGAGTGGAACCTCAGTCAGAGACCGTCTGGCATCAGGCTGACAGGTACAGAGTGCCCAAAATTGCCTTTATCAACAAAATGGACAGATTGGGAGCTGACTTCTTCGGCACGGTCCAGCAAATACGTGAAAAACTGGGAGCCAGACCACTGGTGTTGCATATACCGTTTGGTTCTGAAGCAAGTTTTGCCGGGGTGATTGATCTTGTCCGCATGCAGGTAGTATCCTGGGACGAAGCTACCTTGGGGGTAGTCTACGAATACCACGAAATTCCACAGTCGCATCTGAAGGAGGCAGCTGACAAAAGGGAAGAACTGCTTGAAAACATAGCAGAGTTCGATGACGAGCTCATGGAGAAGTACCTGGCAGATCAACCTGTTGAGGCAGAGGATTTGCTCCCTGCTATACGCCGGGCTACTTTGAATTTGGACGTGGTTCCAGTTCTCTGTGGCAGTGCACTCCGTAACAAGGGCATTCAACTACTGCTCGATGCGGTAGTCGACTTCCTCCCAAGTCCCCTGGATGTGTCTGCTGTGGCAGGCCAACATCCCAAAGACGGCCGCCAGTTAACCCGGGGTAGCAGTGAAAAAGAGCCTTTTGCTGCTCTGGCTTTCAAGATCCACATGGATCAGGGTCGCAAACTCACCTATGTTCGAATTTACTCGGGTTCGGTTACTACAGGTACTGATGTCTACAACGTGAACAAAGATGTCAAAGAGAGGGTGGCGAGAATTTTTCAAATGCACGCCAACAAGCGCGAACGTCGCAACAGGGCGGCTGCAGGAGAAATTGTTGGCATGGTTGGTCTCAAGGCAACTACCACTGGCGACACCCTTTGCGACCCGCAACATCCCATATTGCTGGAGCGCATCGAATTCTACGAACCGGTAATTTCGATTGCCATGGAGCCTCGCACCCACGCAGATGAAGACCGCATACTCCAGGCCCTGAGCAAATTGGCGGAAGAGGATCCCACCTTTCGCTATCGCCAGGATGCCGATACTGGGCAAACAATAATTTCTGGCATGGGGGAACTCCATCTGGATATCCTGGTTACTCGGCTTCTGCGAGAGTATTCACTGCAGGTAAATGTGGGCAAACCACAGGTCGTCTACCGGGAAACCATTTGCAGGGAGGTGGAAGCTGTTGGCACCTTTGACAAGGAAATTGCCGGTGTTCGCCACTTTGCTCAGGTAGAACTCCATCTGCAGCCCAGGGAACGAGGCAGAGGCAACCTCTTTCGCGACCTGGTCCGAGACGGCTCCATACCAGTGGAGTTCATTGGCGCCGTTGAACAGGGTGTCATGGAATCAATGGAAAGCGGCGTACTGGCGGGTTACCCCATGGTGGATGTGGAAGCAGCTGTGATCGGCGGCACCTATAAAGAGCAGCTAGCCAGCGAACTCGCCTTCAAAGTTGCCGCTTCCATTGCTTTTCAGGAGGGCTGCCGCAGAGCCCAACCCCAGCTGCTGGAGCCCATCATGGCAGTGGAGATTCTCTGTCCGGAAGAATTTACTGGCGAAGTGATCAACGATCTCAATATCCGCAAAGGCAAAATTGAGGGGGTCCTCAGCAAGCCCTCTGTAAAGATTGTCAGGGCCACTGTGGCCTTATCCAAAATGTTTGGCTATTCCACAGCACTGCGCTCAGCCACCCAGGGGAGAGCAAGCTTTACCATGCAGTTCTCTCATTACGACAACATTCTGGAAAAAAAATAA
- a CDS encoding methyltransferase domain-containing protein: MTSYRQGRQKYYDLFSRFYDTFIKIHARRDEQDTRHFLVEAAELSNKGGARVLDVCCGTGSVLAAFGEASRRTIFFGLDFSRGMLLQARKKSFSAEVNFVQADAAQLPFRDDSMDVVTCSHALYELKGEARDKALREMARVVKPEGVVLVMEHEVPAKRVQKLLFYARIASMGSKDAREFATGDLTPFKEVFSSVELSHSPSGRSRLVRCRMR, translated from the coding sequence ATGACAAGTTATCGCCAGGGTAGACAAAAATACTATGATCTGTTTTCTCGCTTTTATGACACTTTCATCAAGATCCATGCCCGTCGGGATGAGCAGGACACCAGGCATTTTCTGGTAGAGGCGGCCGAGTTGAGCAATAAAGGAGGTGCTCGTGTTCTGGACGTCTGTTGTGGTACAGGTTCGGTACTTGCTGCATTTGGAGAAGCCAGCAGGAGAACCATTTTCTTTGGACTAGATTTTTCCAGAGGGATGCTGTTGCAGGCCAGAAAGAAAAGCTTTTCAGCAGAGGTCAATTTTGTGCAGGCCGATGCCGCACAACTCCCCTTTAGGGACGACAGTATGGATGTGGTGACCTGCTCACATGCACTTTATGAACTGAAGGGCGAGGCGCGAGACAAGGCCCTGCGAGAAATGGCGCGGGTGGTGAAGCCGGAAGGTGTGGTGCTTGTTATGGAGCACGAGGTGCCGGCAAAAAGAGTGCAAAAATTACTATTTTATGCCAGAATCGCCTCGATGGGTTCGAAAGACGCCAGAGAATTTGCTACAGGTGATCTGACACCCTTCAAGGAGGTTTTCAGTTCGGTGGAACTGAGTCACTCCCCCTCGGGCAGAAGCAGGTTGGTGCGTTGCCGGATGCGGTAA